From Streptomyces zhihengii, the proteins below share one genomic window:
- a CDS encoding MFS transporter yields MTDARLRQGRVSLAFSFFSQGVAFALLVTRIPAVQDRYGISDALLPLFLAAVPVLAGAGSVLTGHMVRRLPPGAVLRWSQPVVLLSLLGVAGGREVWHVAVALGVFGLAVGALDASMNMLGVSLQRAYGRSIMLGFHAAYSLGGIAGASLAWVGAHEDLALLTSYLPPVLVLVPAALVASRWYTTGTDGADTGPQDAGPGAAAGSGVPFALLMPLCLVMTFAYIGDSTVSNWSAKYLEDVLGSSEELATVPYNAYMVTTLIGRTVGDLGVRRFGAVAVVRCGTLLAAAGFAVVAVAPGPWAGMVGFTLLGLGLCVIVPQTFAAAGRLAPGRSDAAVARLNVFNYVGFLVGSPLVGALGDAWSYRGAMLVPMVLVLATLVYARSFGSDDARYGGGHERPRVVDVGRGGNEV; encoded by the coding sequence ATGACAGACGCGCGGCTGCGTCAGGGGCGGGTCTCCCTGGCGTTCAGCTTCTTCTCGCAGGGCGTGGCGTTCGCCCTGCTGGTGACCCGGATACCGGCCGTGCAGGACCGGTACGGGATATCCGACGCCCTGCTTCCCCTCTTCCTCGCCGCCGTGCCCGTCCTGGCCGGTGCCGGCAGCGTGCTGACCGGGCACATGGTGCGGCGGCTCCCGCCGGGCGCGGTGCTGCGCTGGTCCCAGCCGGTGGTCCTGCTCTCGCTGCTCGGTGTGGCCGGCGGGCGCGAGGTGTGGCACGTGGCCGTCGCGCTGGGCGTGTTCGGGCTCGCGGTCGGAGCGCTGGACGCCTCCATGAACATGCTGGGCGTCAGTCTGCAGCGGGCCTACGGCCGGAGCATCATGCTCGGCTTCCACGCCGCCTACAGCCTCGGCGGGATCGCCGGCGCCTCCCTGGCCTGGGTCGGCGCCCATGAGGACCTGGCCCTCCTCACCTCGTACCTGCCGCCCGTCCTGGTGCTCGTGCCGGCGGCACTGGTCGCGAGCCGCTGGTACACGACCGGCACCGACGGCGCGGACACCGGCCCGCAGGACGCCGGCCCCGGCGCGGCCGCCGGCTCCGGAGTGCCGTTCGCCCTGCTGATGCCGCTGTGTCTGGTGATGACCTTCGCGTACATCGGGGACTCGACCGTCTCCAACTGGAGCGCCAAGTATCTGGAGGACGTGCTCGGCAGCTCGGAGGAGCTGGCGACCGTGCCGTACAACGCGTACATGGTCACCACGCTGATCGGGCGGACCGTCGGGGACCTGGGGGTGCGGCGGTTCGGCGCGGTGGCGGTGGTCCGGTGCGGGACGCTGCTGGCGGCCGCCGGCTTCGCCGTGGTGGCCGTGGCGCCCGGGCCCTGGGCGGGCATGGTGGGCTTCACCCTGCTCGGGCTGGGGCTCTGCGTGATCGTGCCGCAGACGTTCGCCGCGGCGGGCCGGCTCGCCCCCGGGCGGAGCGACGCGGCCGTGGCGCGGCTGAACGTCTTCAACTACGTGGGCTTCCTGGTCGGCTCGCCCCTGGTGGGCGCGCTCGGCGACGCCTGGAGCTACCGCGGGGCGATGCTGGTGCCGATGGTGCTGGTGCTGGCGACGCTCGTGTACGCCCGGTCGTTCGGATCGGACGACGCCCGATACGGTGGCGGTCATGAGCGGCCGCGGGTTGTTGATGTGGGACGAGGCGGTAACGAAGTATGA
- a CDS encoding HAD family hydrolase — MRYDLVIFDNDGVLVDSEPIANVILAGYLTELGHPTSYEDSLRDYMGSAVHRVHDLVRERTGQALPADFDATLHARTFEAFERELSAVEGVEDVLGALRADGIPYCVASSGSHERIRVGHRRTGLDRWFDDSVVFSAQDVGRGKPDPDLFLYAARQMGVAPERCVVVEDSRLGVAAALAAGMDVYGFTAMTTAGDLTGAKGCFADMKELLALLV; from the coding sequence ATGCGCTATGACCTCGTCATCTTCGACAACGACGGTGTGCTCGTCGACAGCGAGCCGATCGCCAATGTCATCCTCGCCGGCTATCTCACCGAGCTGGGGCACCCCACGTCCTACGAGGACTCCCTGCGCGACTACATGGGCTCCGCCGTGCACCGGGTGCACGATCTGGTGCGGGAGCGGACGGGGCAGGCGCTGCCGGCGGACTTCGACGCCACGCTCCACGCCCGTACCTTCGAGGCGTTCGAGCGGGAACTGAGCGCCGTCGAGGGCGTGGAGGACGTGCTGGGGGCGCTGCGGGCCGACGGGATCCCGTACTGCGTGGCCTCCTCCGGGAGCCATGAGCGCATCAGGGTCGGCCACCGCAGGACCGGCCTGGACCGGTGGTTCGACGACTCCGTCGTCTTCAGCGCGCAGGACGTGGGCCGGGGCAAGCCGGATCCCGACCTGTTCCTGTACGCCGCCCGGCAGATGGGGGTGGCACCCGAGCGCTGTGTCGTCGTCGAGGACAGCCGGCTCGGGGTCGCCGCCGCCCTGGCCGCGGGCATGGACGTGTACGGCTTCACCGCCATGACGACCGCCGGTGACCTCACGGGTGCCAAGGGCTGCTTCGCCGACATGAAGGAGCTTCTCGCACTGCTCGTGTGA